The window GGATAGAGCGTTATTAAAAAAGTAAACTCGTCGAAACTATTGATACCGGTTCCCTCCAATGCCTTTTTCACATACATACGGGCATAGCGATTCATAAACACCACCAGCTTGCTGATCATGCTTTCCAGTGTTTCGCCTGCAATAGCCCCTTCTGGAATGACAGGCGTCTGAAAATGATGCTTTGCCCCCATCAACCAGGCACCAAACGATTGAGGATCAGCACTGGTATGGCCTTCCTGCTCGTATCGCTCCAGCTCATTCATCAGATTTTTGATCAACAAATAGTTCATAAACAGCGTTTATTTCCCAAATATGTATAAAATTATACTTTTTTAGAACAATTTCATGCTAATTTTGTTCTCCAATTTTAAAATACAAGCAACCATGAAGTTTAGGATGAGTGTATTGGTCATTTTACTGGCCATACTACAGGTAAATGCACAGAATACAGGTTCAGTTTCAGGTACCGTAACCAATAAAAACAATAGTGCGCCCCTAGGCGGTATTACGGTTAAACTAGTTTCCACCGACAAAGCAACGGTAACTGATAGTGCTGGTCGCTTCCGCATCACCGGTATTCCGGTAAAAGCCTATACCATTCAATTTTCCGGTTTGGGCTATGCCGATTTATTGAAATACAACATCATTATTACAACAGGTAATGAGCAAACGATTCTGGCAGAGATGGAACCTGTTGCTGCTGAACTTACGAACGTAACGGTTCGATCCAGCAGAAAAACTGCCAAAGCCGCAACACTGGAAACACCGTTAAGTGTGCAGCGTCTCACAACAGAAGAGATCAGGGCTAACCCTGGTGGTAATTTTGATATCTCTAAAGTGATTCAGAGTTTACCTGGCGTTGGTGGTGGCGCAGCAGGTGGTGGTTTCCGTAACGATATTATCATTCGTGGTGGTGCTCCTAATGAGCATGTGTTTTACCTGGATGGTATTGAAATACCTACCATCAATCACTTTGCAACACAGGGCAGCAGCGGCGGACCGCAGGGTATTCTGAACGTAAGTTTTATTGAAGATGTGAAACTCAGCAGTTCTGCATTTGATGCAAGGTTCGACAATGCTTTGTCTTCTGTATTTGAGTTTAGACAAAAGAAAGGTAATCCCAACCAAGTTCAGGGTAATATTCGTTTAAGTGCTACAGAACTGGCTACAACCTTTGAAGGACCTTTATCCAAAGACAAGAAGCACACTTTCCTTGCTTCTGCAAGAAGAAGTTATCTGCAATTTTTGTTTCAGGCAATTGATTTACCAATTCGACCTAATTACTGGGATTTTCAATTCAAAACCACCCACCAGTTAGATAAAAAAACTACGCTTACATTCTTAGGTGTTGGTGCCATTGATGAGTTCAGTTTCGCTGCACCGAAAGAAGCCACTCCGGAAAAATTGTATGCACTCAACAGCAGTCCTTCTATTCAACAGTGGAGCTACACGTTTGGCGCCAGTTTGAGACGTGTGATCAAGAATGGCTATTGGAATCTTGCTTTGAGCAGAAATGATTTCAACAATACTTTAGAGCGTTATGAAGACAACCTGAGTCCCGTAAAAGGTGACCAAACCCTGAACATCAATTCAGGTGAAACAGAAAACAAACTCCGCTTTGATGTGAATCAAAACATCAATGGCTGGAAAATTGCTTATGGTGTTGCCGCTCAGGCAGTAAGCTTCAGCAACAACACTTTTCAAGTGATTCGCCCGGAAGTACGCGACAACAATAACGTAGTTGTACAACCTGCCGTAACGGTGAATTTCAATACCAATATCAATTTCATGAAAGCAGGTTTGTTTGCACAAATAGGCAAACGTTTTATGGATAACCGCTTAGGCATTAGTGCAGGTATTCGTGCAGACGGAAATTCTTTCACCAATGAGGGCTGGAATCTGCTCCAGACTTTTAGTCCGCGCATCAGCGCTTCTTATGTATTAGCTGATCGCTGGAACTTGAATGCGTCTGTGGGTACGTATTATAAACTACCCCCCTATACTATTCTGGGTTATCAGGAGAACAATGTATTCCTGAATAAGAACAGTGATTATACCAAGAGCACACACTACGTGTTAGGTATTGAACATTTAAAAAGCGATGCCACTCGTTTTACACTGGAAGGTTTCTACAAAGCCTATAGCAATGTACCCATCAGTGTACGAGACGGCATCAGCTTAGCCAATATGGGCAGTGATTTCAGCGTGTTGGGTAATGAACCTGTACGCACCAATGGAACTGGTCGCGCTTTTGGTTTTGAATTTTTCGCACAGCAAAAACTCACCAACCGTTTCTTTGGTGTATTTAGTTATACCTTTTTCAAAAGCGAATACACTGGTGCTGATGGCAAGTATGTACCTAGCGCCTGGGACAATCGCCATCTCCTGAGTGTAACCTGGGGTTATAAATTCAAACGCAACTGGGAATTGGGCTTAAAATTCCGTTACCAAGGTGGTGCACCTTATACACCATTTGATGATATTGCAAGCAGACAAAACTTCCTTGTACTGAATCAGGGTATTCTGGATTATACCAGACTCAATCAAAACAGACTCACTACATTCCACTCCAGCGATGTGCGTATTGATAAGAAATGGAACTTCCGCAAGTTTACCTTTGATCTGTTCCTGGATGTAACCAACTGGTATATTGCCAGAGCAGCTAACTATCCACAGTATACGTTTAGAAGAAATGCGAGCAATACAGCTTTCTTGACAACAGACGGACAGCCTATCAGGCCCAATGGCAGCAATGGTATTCCTACCTTGTTAGCAAATGATGAAGCACAGGTAACGCCTACCATAGGTTTTATCGTAGAGTTCTAACAACAATAAAAAAAAGATAATGGAGTCGCAGTTTTTACTGCGACTTCTTTTTTGCTACTCGCCAAGTCTGATAAGCTACTACTGTTAAGATCATGGCAAAGCCGATGTAGAAACTGCTATGCAACAATTTGTTTTCCTGATATACCAGAAAAGCCAATACAATACCATAGACAGGTTCTAAGTTGTAGCTGATATTAACGGTAAAAGCAGAAATTTTTTGCAAGGCCTGCGCAGATAAACGAAATGCCCATACAGAGCATATCCAAGCAAGAAATAGCAACCAGAAAAAATCTGTCCAGGTTGGTATAATATGATCTGCAGGAAACTGCATAGTATACCAAGGCATGAGCAAGGATAGTGTGAGCCATCCCCCACTAAGTTTATATGTTATCAGGGTTTCCGGATTTACTTTCGCCAACACCATTCTATCCATCACCGGAAAAATGGCTGCTAGAAACGCAGAGATCAAACCGATGATAATACCTGTCTTGTATCGAGGATCAAAGTGAAAGATGAGGTAGATAGCAACTATACAAACAAGTCCAAGCAACAACTCCATTGGTTGAATACGCTTTCTGAAAAACAGCGGCTCAATCAACGCAGTGAAAAATCCAATTGCAGAGAAGCAAACCAATGCAATGGATACATTGGCATATTTGATTGAACCATAAAAAGTAACCCAGTGCAATGCTGCTAAAAATCCAATTCCGGTGATTTGCCAGCGTTGTTTAGCGGAGATGCGCTGCAATTTGCGGGTGAAATGAAATAGTATCCACATGGTGATGGAACTGATCAGCAGCCTGTACCAAACCAGCCAGCCTTCGTTTAAGGTAATGAGTCGGCCCAAAATTCCGGTGAATCCTGCCAGAAAAACGGCCAAATGTAATTTTAGGAAAGCGGCTTTCATAGAGGTGAAAGTAAGGCATCACCTTGAAAAAGCACGTGCTAAAAAGTAGCAGATTTAGTTACTTGATGACGATAGTTCTTGAACAGGCTGCGCCATTGAATTTTCAATACACCCAACACACCCTCTTTCAGAATACCTGCACTCATTTTGCTGGTACCTTCTTTTCTATCTACAAAAGTGATGGGTACTTCCTGAATACGGAAGCCCAGTTTCCATGCAGCAAACTTCATTTCAATCTGGAAAGCATAGCCAACAAATCGGATGGCATCAAAATTAATGGTCTGTAAGACCTTATTGCTGTAGCACACAAAGCCAGCAGTAGGATCATTCACCGGCATCCAGGTAATCAACTTAGTGTAGAGTGCTCCACCACGTGAATAAATTTGTCGGTCCAAAGGCCAATTCTCAGTTTTACCACCGGGCACATAACGGCTACCAACAGAAAGATCAGCCCCATCCTGCTTACAAGCGAGATAAAGTCTTTCCAAATCTTTTGGGTTATGCGAGAAATCAGCATCCATTTCAAATACATACTGATATCCTCTTTGCAGGGCCCAACGAAAACCGTGGATATAGGCTGTGCCCAAACCGGCTTTACCTTTTCGTTCTTCCAAAAAAAGTTGATTAGGGAAACGCTGCATTAAGTCCTTCACAATGGCGGCAGTACCATCTGGCGAACCATCATCAATTACTAAAACATGATACCCTTGTTGCAAATCAAATACAGCAGCCAGTATGGCGGCGATATTTTCTCGCTCATTGTATGTGGGTATAATGACTAATTTTTCCAATACGGGGGGCTTGCTCGGTACAGGATAAAAATAGTTAATGTATTGCTGGTTTCACCAATAAGATTTATAACCGACGTTGCGAAAAGGTTAAACCTTTTTAGCCAGCATGGTTCGGTTGAAAATCTCAGACAATTTCTGCTTGGTATGCATAGGGAAATCGCCCTTCATCATCCAATCGTAATACTGTGGCTCTTCTCTAAGCACCTGGGCTACTGGCTTGCCTTTGTGTTTACCAAAATTGAAGACCTCCACACCATTCTCGCGGATGAAACGACGAGCAAAATCAACCAGGTCTTCTTCGCCGGTTGCTTTCACGATACTTTCAATGGTGGTACCCAGTTGCGGATAACGCTCAATCTGTGCCTCCAGCACTTCCCAGGTTGCAGACGCATCAACTTCAGCGCTGTGCGCACCTTCCAATGTTTTCTGGCAATAGAATTTATACGCAGCACCTAAAGTACGCTGTTCCATCATATGGAAAATGCGTTGTACATCCACGAGACGCTTACCATCGATGGTGATTTCCATACCAATTCGTAGGAATTCTTCCACCAGCATAGGTACATCAAAACGATTGCTGTTATAGCCGGCCAGATCACAATTATCGATAAACTGCTTGATCTCGTTGGCAGCCTGCTTGAATGTAGGCGCATCCTTGACCATTTCATCGGTAATCCCATGCACATCGCTGGCACCCTTTGGAATGGGCATCTGCGGATTGATGAGTTTACGCTTTACCTGGCGGGTACCGTCTGGTAAAATTTTAATGATAGCAATCTCTACAATGCGGTCAGAACCAATATTAATACCGGTAGTTTCCAGATCAATTACGGCAATGGGACGGGTTAGCTGGAGCTTCATTAGAACTTAGGGTAAGGTGTTGAACCTGATGATAATTAGGGTTATAATGGTCAAAGGTAATCAATTGAAGGGCTTAAAATCTGTTCAAAGCACACTTTTCGATCATATTCCTGCGTTATTGCAGAGCAAAGCCTGTAATTTCACAATTCCGGAAACCTTAACAGTTCCGGTAAGTGCAGGGAGCAGCAGAACAAAAAGCAGCTGTATCTTTGCCAACAAACCTAAATACTGGTCATGAAAAAGTTGATTGTTTCTTTACTCCTTATCACCATGGTAGCGATTGGTTTCGCTAGCTGTACCTCGTCAAAAAACGGCGGCTGCCCTACTACCAACCGTAACTATTTCAAACCTTAAGCCGGGCATTTTGTTGTTTAGGCATGAAATGGCATCAACTGACAAAGTCTGAAGATCTTCAGTCCTTAATTGAGAGATCACACCAAACACCTCAGGTAATCTTCAAGCATAGTACACGCTGCAGCATTAGTAGCATGGCTAAGAATCGTTTGGAATCTGCCGTAGCGCCAGAAGGCATCGATTTTCATTACCTGGACCTCATCGCATACCGAGAACTTTCCCATAAAGTAGCTGCTGATTTCCATGTACACCATGAATCGCCACAAGTTTTGCTTATCAGCAAAGGCGAATGTGTTTATGACGAAAGCCACATGGGCATCACCATGGCAGAAATCACAGAACAGGCACAAAAAAATTAGGCGGCACCTAATCGGTACCGCCTATGGTCTTTTTACAGGATACGAACCAGCCAGTTACGATACTCTTCTTTCAAGTCTTGATATATCTTTCTTGTGATGAGTACTTTCTCACGGGTAACATCATGATCAACCAATCTTTTCGTGTTGGCTTCTGGTCCCGTTAGATTACGTAAGCGTTCAGACAGGGATTCTTCATTCACCCTAATCTCATGTTTGAGTTCGTCGATAACTTCTCTCTGGCGGATAAACTGATTCTGGAAATGTTCAACACCGGCTTTGGATTCTTGTGAATTCAGCCAGGCATTCACCTGAGCCAAATACTTCTCCATAACCGCAATCTCCTCCTTCCAGAAAAGCAATTCCTTGATCCACAGTTCGTGTTCAAGATGAAGCTCTAAAACGGGCTTCTGTTGTTCTATCGTAACCATATCAGATTGTTTTCTATAAAGTTCATGTGCATCACCTCAGATAACAATGATATTTGTCATTCTGAAAAGATATTTTTTGATTGTGTATCTTACAGAAAACGCACGCATGATCATCACGGTTTTTGGTGCTACCGGACAAGTAGGCAAACAGGTTGTTACACAAGCTTTGGCTGCTGGACATAGTGTACGCGCCTTTGGCAGGAATATTACGTCACTGATTGACCCTGATATCCGCAACGAAGCCCTCATCGCCATCAAGGGTTATGTGTTAGATGCTCAGGATGTTGCAGCCGCACTTACCGGTGCAGATGCTGTGATTTCTGTGCTGGGCGGAAGTTTCGACGGATTGGATCAAACAAGAAGTAAGGGTATGCAAATGATCGCTCAACAGATGCAAACAGCAGGCATCAAGCGTATTGCAGCCTTAGGCGGATTAGGGATACTGCCTGATGAACATGGCCATTACCTTTTAGATGCTTCAGATTATCCACAACAATATTTGCCTGTTGGCAGAGAACATCAGGCAGCTTATGAAACATTGAAAGCAAGTACACTGAAATGGACCTTTGTTTGTTCCCCCAATATTTTGGACAGACCTTTTAGTGGTAAATACATTACCAAAGCTGAAGCCATACCTGAACCCAATCATTACGAAATCAATACGGGAGATCTTGCAGATTGTTTACTGCAAGCTGTTACCCTAGATACCTATTCATGCCAACGTGTAGGCATTTCTCGCTTGTAATTAATCCACCAGAGACGGTTTGTGACAAATGTCATTGTTGACTCTTGAAAGCATAGTCAATTTTGCTAAGTCATTTTAAAAACAACCGTCATGAAAATAGAACAAATTTACACAGGCTGCCTCGCCCATGGCGCCTACTACATTGAAAGCGAAGGCGAAGTCGCTATTATTGATCCGCTCCGCGAGACCAAACCCTATCTCCAGAAAGCGGAGCGTAATAATGCAAGTATTAAGTATGTTTTGGAAACGCATTTCCATGCCGACTTCGTTTCTGGTCATATTGATTTAGCAAAAGAGAGTGGTGCAACCATTGTATACGGCCCAACAGCCAAGCCTGGTTTCACCGCACATGTTGCTGCAGATGGAGAAATTTTGCCTTTAGGTAAAGTGCAGATCAAAGTATTGCACACACCAGGTCATACCATGGAGAGCAGTTGCTTTTTACTCATTGATGAAAACGGTAAAGAGACAGCAATCTTCACCGGTGATACCTTGTTTATCGGTGATGTTGGCAGGCCCGATCTTGCACAGAAAGTCATTGCTGAATTGACACAAGATAAATTAGCCCGACATCTGTATCATTCACTCAACACCAAGATCCTTACACTTGCTGATGATATCATTGTTTATCCCGGACATGGCGCAGGTTCTGCTTGTGGCAAGAATATGAGTAAGGAAACAACAGATACACTGGGTAATCAGAAAAAAACAAACTACGCCTTACAACCTATGAGTGAGGACGATTTTGTAAAGGCCATTTTGGATGGCTTAACACCTCCTCCACAGTACTTCCCAATGAATGTATTGATGAATATTCAAGGCTATGATTCTTTCTCATTTGTATTACAGCGCGGTACGCAAGAATTGAGTGTTGATGCTTTTGAAGCTGCTGCTGAAGAAACAGAAGCATTGATTCTGGATACAAGAGATCCACAAACATTTGCCAAAGGTTTTATTCCTAACTCCATCAATATTGGTATCGACGGCACATTCGCACCATGGGTAGGCACCTTGGTTACCGATTTGCAACACCCGATTCTGCTGGTAGCAGATGATGATAAAGTGGAAGAAGTGGTAACAAGACTCGCACGTGTTGGTTATGACAACGCCATAGGTTTCTTGCAAGGCGGTTTTGAGAGTTGGAAGCTTGCAGGGAAAGAAGTGGACACCATTCCTACCCTCTCTGCAGATGCATTAGCAGTAATTGCAGACAGCATTCCGGAGACTTTTATCCTTGATGCCAGAAGAAAAAGTGAATACGATGCTGAACACATTTTAAATGCAGTGAATATTCCTTTGGATTATATCAATGACAATATGCAATCTGTACCCAAAGACAAGCCTGTCTATGTACATTGTGCCGGTGGCTACAGAAGTATGATCTTCTGTTCTATCCTGAAAGCAAGAGGATTTGATAACCTGATTGATGTACAAGGTGGTTTTAAAGCAATTAAGGAAACCGGAAAATTTCAGATTACGGATTATGTTTGTCCTACAACGATGTTGTAGTAAGGCAAAAATCAAAATTGAAAAGCAAAAAGTGAAAGCATGAATCGTTTATTACAGCAATACAGATGGTATGTACTTGGCGCAATCCTGGGTGGCATTAGTGGTTATATCTACTATGCGCAAATTGGTTGCGTCAATGGCACTTGTGCCATTACTTCAAATCCATGGAGAAGTACGGTCTATTTTGCTGTATTGGGTTTGCTATTAACGAACATCATCCTAGACTATATCAAAAAGCCCGTTTCAAAAGACGATGCTGCCATTTGATTCTGCTTGCCCTGAAAGAAAAATCCTCCGCAAAACGGAGGATTTTTTTGTCCTTATATCTTCTGAATTAATCGATGTTTTCAATCACCATCGCACTAGCGCCACCACCACCATTACAGATACCGGCTGCACCGTAACGACCTTTGTTTTGCTTCAACACATTGATTAATGTTACGATGATACGTGCACCACTCGCACCCAATGGGTGGCCCAAACTAACTGCTCCACCGTGTACATTCACCTTTGCAGGATCCAATTGCATTCTGCGTGAATTCTCAATGCCTACCACGCTGAAAGCCTCATTCAGTTCCCAGAAATCAATATCCTGCATAGTTAATCCGGCCTTAGCAACTGCTTTAGGAACAGCTAGCGCTGGTGTAGTAGTAAACCACTCAGGAGCTTGTTCTGCATCTGCATATGAAACAACTTTCGCAATAGGTTTCAATCCCAATTCTTTGGCTTTCTCTGCACTCATTAATACCAATGCTGCTGCACCATCGTTCATGGTAGAAGCATTAGCAGCTGTTACAGTACCTTCTTTCTGAAATGCAGGGCTTAATGTTGGAATCTTATCAAACTTTACATTGAATGGCTCTTCATCCTTTGCAAACACAATAGGATCGCCTTTACGTTGTGGAATTTCCACAGGCACGATCTCATCTGCAAAAGCACCACGCTCCCAAGCAGCCTGACTGCGTTTGTAGCTTTCAATAGCAAAAGTATCCTGGTCTTCACGAGTAATGCCACATTCTTTTGCACACAATTCTGCTGCATTACCCATAGCTTTTCCATCATACACATCGGTTAACCCGTCTTTCGCCAAGCCATCTTGCAAACTCACATGACCGTATTTATTACCCCAACGCATGTGCTCTGCGTAAAAAGGCACGTTGCTCATGCTCTCCATACCGCCTGCTACAACAATATCCGCATCACCTAGTAAAATGCTTTGTGCTGCTTGTGCAATAGCTTTCATACCACTGGCACAAACCTTATTCACGGTTGTACAGTTCACTTCATTGGGTAAGCCTGCAAATTTGGCTGCCTGACGTGCAGGTGCCTGACCCAAATTGGCTTGGATCACACAACCCATCAATACATCATTCACTTTATCCGGCGATAGGCCCGCTTTATTCAGTGCGCCCTTTATGGCTATTGCACCTAATTGCGTGGCAGTGAGGGATTTAAGACTTCCACCAAAACTACCCATAGGGGTACGTACTGCTGAAACAATCACAACTTCTTTCATATGACTTGCTTTTCTGGCGCGAAGATAACAGATGTTAGTTTTTATTGGAGAGATTATTGCCAAAGGCTTTTTTTAGCGGGTAAACGCGCTTCATCACAATCATTTGTGCAAGCTGGCTGATTTTCGTAAGTTGACAACAAACAACTGCTATGAAAAAGATCAAAAACATTTACTGGATCAGTACGATTCTTTTTGCCGGTTTTATGGCATTTACAGCTGTACCAGATATTTTACTGGTACCCGAAGCCAAGACCTTTATTATGCAACTCGGCTATCCGGAATATTTTATTCCTTTTATCGGCGTAGCCAAGCTATTAGGTAGTATTGCGCTGGTGGTTCCAGGTTATAAAACCATTAAGGAATGGGCATATGCCGGCCTCACCTACGACCTAATTGCTGCAGTGTACTCTAACCTTAAAGTAAACGGATTTGATATGGGTATGCTGACGATGATTCCCATTTTTACAGCTTTGATTATCTCCTATGTTTACTGCCAGAAATATTTTGCTGCTAAAGCAGGATAAATTTTTGCAACGGTAGTGATTTCACTAAGCGAAATGTTATTAGCAAGGATCGAAACTTATGATTGGCACTTTAAGATTGTCTTTATTACCCGTAACTACCAATGATGCCCATTTTTTATACCGGCTCATGAATACGGAAGGATGGCTGCGTTTTATTGGCGACAGAAAAATTGATACACCAGAAAAAGCAAGACATTATATCACACAACTCTTAGCAAGAACTGATTGCACTTATTGGGTTGTAAGATTAAAAACTAACAATACACCCATTGGTGTAATCAGTTTTCTCAAGCGCGACTATTTGGAGTTTTTCGATATCGGTTTTGCTTTTCTACCAGAATACAATGGCCAGGGCTATGCACATGAAGCCAGTAAAGCTGTATTACAGAAAGTAATGCAAGACCCGGAACATCAGATTGTGCAAGCTACCACCCTGCCAGAGAATGAACGATCAATTAAGCTTTTGCAAGAACTTGGCTTCTACTTTCTGGAAGAAAGGATAGATGAGGATATTAAATTTCATGTATTTGAAACCGGCAGAAAATAAATTGATTAAATTACTACTGACAATGCCACTTAATCAGCCAACCTAAATCCTAAACCATGCAACTTGGTGCTTTCTCCATCAGCCTGAGTGTTAAAGACATCCATCAATCAAAAGCCTTTTATGAAAAACTAGGCTTTACAGTTTTTGCTGGCCATATTGAACAAAATTGGCTGATTATGAAAAACGACAAGACGCTTATTGGTCTTTTCCAAGGAATGTTCGAAGGCAATATGATGACTTTCAACCCCGGCTGGGACGAAAATGCACAAACGCTGCCTGCATACGATGATGTTCGCAGCATTCAGCAACAATTACAACAGCAGGGCATTGAGCTAGCAGCAACAGCAGACCCAGAAGGCAACGGTCCTGCGCATATTGTTGTTAAAGACCCGGATGGCAATACCATTCTGATTGAT is drawn from Chitinophagales bacterium and contains these coding sequences:
- a CDS encoding TonB-dependent receptor encodes the protein MKFRMSVLVILLAILQVNAQNTGSVSGTVTNKNNSAPLGGITVKLVSTDKATVTDSAGRFRITGIPVKAYTIQFSGLGYADLLKYNIIITTGNEQTILAEMEPVAAELTNVTVRSSRKTAKAATLETPLSVQRLTTEEIRANPGGNFDISKVIQSLPGVGGGAAGGGFRNDIIIRGGAPNEHVFYLDGIEIPTINHFATQGSSGGPQGILNVSFIEDVKLSSSAFDARFDNALSSVFEFRQKKGNPNQVQGNIRLSATELATTFEGPLSKDKKHTFLASARRSYLQFLFQAIDLPIRPNYWDFQFKTTHQLDKKTTLTFLGVGAIDEFSFAAPKEATPEKLYALNSSPSIQQWSYTFGASLRRVIKNGYWNLALSRNDFNNTLERYEDNLSPVKGDQTLNINSGETENKLRFDVNQNINGWKIAYGVAAQAVSFSNNTFQVIRPEVRDNNNVVVQPAVTVNFNTNINFMKAGLFAQIGKRFMDNRLGISAGIRADGNSFTNEGWNLLQTFSPRISASYVLADRWNLNASVGTYYKLPPYTILGYQENNVFLNKNSDYTKSTHYVLGIEHLKSDATRFTLEGFYKAYSNVPISVRDGISLANMGSDFSVLGNEPVRTNGTGRAFGFEFFAQQKLTNRFFGVFSYTFFKSEYTGADGKYVPSAWDNRHLLSVTWGYKFKRNWELGLKFRYQGGAPYTPFDDIASRQNFLVLNQGILDYTRLNQNRLTTFHSSDVRIDKKWNFRKFTFDLFLDVTNWYIARAANYPQYTFRRNASNTAFLTTDGQPIRPNGSNGIPTLLANDEAQVTPTIGFIVEF
- a CDS encoding EamA family transporter encodes the protein MKAAFLKLHLAVFLAGFTGILGRLITLNEGWLVWYRLLISSITMWILFHFTRKLQRISAKQRWQITGIGFLAALHWVTFYGSIKYANVSIALVCFSAIGFFTALIEPLFFRKRIQPMELLLGLVCIVAIYLIFHFDPRYKTGIIIGLISAFLAAIFPVMDRMVLAKVNPETLITYKLSGGWLTLSLLMPWYTMQFPADHIIPTWTDFFWLLFLAWICSVWAFRLSAQALQKISAFTVNISYNLEPVYGIVLAFLVYQENKLLHSSFYIGFAMILTVVAYQTWRVAKKKSQ
- a CDS encoding polyprenol monophosphomannose synthase; the protein is MEKLVIIPTYNERENIAAILAAVFDLQQGYHVLVIDDGSPDGTAAIVKDLMQRFPNQLFLEERKGKAGLGTAYIHGFRWALQRGYQYVFEMDADFSHNPKDLERLYLACKQDGADLSVGSRYVPGGKTENWPLDRQIYSRGGALYTKLITWMPVNDPTAGFVCYSNKVLQTINFDAIRFVGYAFQIEMKFAAWKLGFRIQEVPITFVDRKEGTSKMSAGILKEGVLGVLKIQWRSLFKNYRHQVTKSATF
- a CDS encoding 3'-5' exonuclease: MKLQLTRPIAVIDLETTGINIGSDRIVEIAIIKILPDGTRQVKRKLINPQMPIPKGASDVHGITDEMVKDAPTFKQAANEIKQFIDNCDLAGYNSNRFDVPMLVEEFLRIGMEITIDGKRLVDVQRIFHMMEQRTLGAAYKFYCQKTLEGAHSAEVDASATWEVLEAQIERYPQLGTTIESIVKATGEEDLVDFARRFIRENGVEVFNFGKHKGKPVAQVLREEPQYYDWMMKGDFPMHTKQKLSEIFNRTMLAKKV
- the ytxJ gene encoding bacillithiol system redox-active protein YtxJ, which translates into the protein MKWHQLTKSEDLQSLIERSHQTPQVIFKHSTRCSISSMAKNRLESAVAPEGIDFHYLDLIAYRELSHKVAADFHVHHESPQVLLISKGECVYDESHMGITMAEITEQAQKN
- a CDS encoding NAD(P)H-binding protein, which gives rise to MIITVFGATGQVGKQVVTQALAAGHSVRAFGRNITSLIDPDIRNEALIAIKGYVLDAQDVAAALTGADAVISVLGGSFDGLDQTRSKGMQMIAQQMQTAGIKRIAALGGLGILPDEHGHYLLDASDYPQQYLPVGREHQAAYETLKASTLKWTFVCSPNILDRPFSGKYITKAEAIPEPNHYEINTGDLADCLLQAVTLDTYSCQRVGISRL
- a CDS encoding MBL fold metallo-hydrolase; protein product: MKIEQIYTGCLAHGAYYIESEGEVAIIDPLRETKPYLQKAERNNASIKYVLETHFHADFVSGHIDLAKESGATIVYGPTAKPGFTAHVAADGEILPLGKVQIKVLHTPGHTMESSCFLLIDENGKETAIFTGDTLFIGDVGRPDLAQKVIAELTQDKLARHLYHSLNTKILTLADDIIVYPGHGAGSACGKNMSKETTDTLGNQKKTNYALQPMSEDDFVKAILDGLTPPPQYFPMNVLMNIQGYDSFSFVLQRGTQELSVDAFEAAAEETEALILDTRDPQTFAKGFIPNSINIGIDGTFAPWVGTLVTDLQHPILLVADDDKVEEVVTRLARVGYDNAIGFLQGGFESWKLAGKEVDTIPTLSADALAVIADSIPETFILDARRKSEYDAEHILNAVNIPLDYINDNMQSVPKDKPVYVHCAGGYRSMIFCSILKARGFDNLIDVQGGFKAIKETGKFQITDYVCPTTML
- a CDS encoding acetyl-CoA C-acyltransferase, yielding MKEVVIVSAVRTPMGSFGGSLKSLTATQLGAIAIKGALNKAGLSPDKVNDVLMGCVIQANLGQAPARQAAKFAGLPNEVNCTTVNKVCASGMKAIAQAAQSILLGDADIVVAGGMESMSNVPFYAEHMRWGNKYGHVSLQDGLAKDGLTDVYDGKAMGNAAELCAKECGITREDQDTFAIESYKRSQAAWERGAFADEIVPVEIPQRKGDPIVFAKDEEPFNVKFDKIPTLSPAFQKEGTVTAANASTMNDGAAALVLMSAEKAKELGLKPIAKVVSYADAEQAPEWFTTTPALAVPKAVAKAGLTMQDIDFWELNEAFSVVGIENSRRMQLDPAKVNVHGGAVSLGHPLGASGARIIVTLINVLKQNKGRYGAAGICNGGGGASAMVIENID
- a CDS encoding DoxX family protein → MKKIKNIYWISTILFAGFMAFTAVPDILLVPEAKTFIMQLGYPEYFIPFIGVAKLLGSIALVVPGYKTIKEWAYAGLTYDLIAAVYSNLKVNGFDMGMLTMIPIFTALIISYVYCQKYFAAKAG
- a CDS encoding GNAT family N-acetyltransferase yields the protein MIGTLRLSLLPVTTNDAHFLYRLMNTEGWLRFIGDRKIDTPEKARHYITQLLARTDCTYWVVRLKTNNTPIGVISFLKRDYLEFFDIGFAFLPEYNGQGYAHEASKAVLQKVMQDPEHQIVQATTLPENERSIKLLQELGFYFLEERIDEDIKFHVFETGRK
- a CDS encoding VOC family protein, producing the protein MQLGAFSISLSVKDIHQSKAFYEKLGFTVFAGHIEQNWLIMKNDKTLIGLFQGMFEGNMMTFNPGWDENAQTLPAYDDVRSIQQQLQQQGIELAATADPEGNGPAHIVVKDPDGNTILIDQHI